The following DNA comes from Adhaeribacter pallidiroseus.
GCATACATTCAGTAATGGTATTAAAGGAAAAATTTAGTGTAAAGTATAAATTGTGGTTATCACAATAATTCTCCTATTTATCATAATAGGGGTTATCTGACAAATAAATATAAAAAGTCGGGAGCAGTTATACTTTTGAATAATCTCCAAACAAGCATTCGCGCCCTGCATGACGCTCTCCAGGGTCTGGTATCCTTGCCAGTTGTTGTATACCCAGCCATTCGGAGCATCATAACTAATGGAAATAAAAATGTTGCCAAAGGCATTGGGTAGTTCTATTTTCAAGCAGAGTCGGGTTTAAATGGATGAACGAGATGGCGTGGTCTAACCTGGTTGGATAGAGAGTGCTGCGCTTTCCGGATTAGTTACTCTCCTGAGGTAAAACCGACTACGAAACTATTTACCAGCAAGCCAAATTTACGGGGGTAAAGGTACCAATTCCCCGGGCTTTTCCGGTAAAAATTTAAGGCCTGCTTCAGAATCTAGCGCAAGTAATAACGAAGTTATGAGCTTAAGCGTACGCCATCCAAAACAAGCATTATCCTTTTTAATAGTCCCCGTAAGTACGGGTAAAAACAGGCATTATTCTAAATTAACCATTGCCTTTCAAAAAGGCCGCAGAGGTACCATCATTGGTAAGATCGTCGAATTGCCCCATATTATTACCCGGGGAAGTACCCTGGAAGAAGTACGCGCTAAAATAGTAACCTTGCTGGCTAGCCAGGTGCCATCCACGCGGGTAAATCGTTAAACGCTAGATTTTAGGGATCAGTAAATAGTTGACCCCATCGTAGTCTTGGCAGTTGCAACTATGTTGGCATAAATCCTGCAAGCGGTTTTCAAAGCGTTCAATCACCGTATCCGGAATAGCTCGCTTCTTCATTTCTCGGGAGTCCATCACCAGGATATAAGTTTTGGTTTCGGCAATATCGACCACTTGTTTGAGAAACAAGGGCGAAGGGGCAATCAAATACTCGTATATGGCTTGCTTGGTTTTCAATTTCTCCATCCCTCTTTCCGGCTGCCGCTTGGTTTAAAGTATCCGTATTTATACAATAAAGTATTTATACTGCAAGCATTCCGAAAGGTTAGTGCCGCATTCGTTATTTTTTCTTCGACGTTATAAGACCTTTCGACTTGCGTGTAACGATAAACGCTTCTACCAGTATATAGTTTAAAAGCCTGGAGTAACCATCTGGTCTACTTTCCTGAATAATAGCATCGCTGAGGCTTCTGTCAGTCGCTCTTTCTTTAATCCATTTAGAAGTATGAAAATAATAGGTTGCTTGATTTGGGCGCTGGTTTTATCCTTCCGCTTACAGGCTCAGGAGCAGCCATCCGGGATGAAGGCAGATCCGTTGGGATACCCGGTTCATTCTTTCTTTATTGGCACCCAAATTCCCTTGCAATATAACGTAGGCTACAGCTACCGCTTCCCCCATCGTTTTGCTGCCCGACTACAGGTAGGCGTCCTTACCAAGCCTTATGACCGCTTTATCCGGAGCTCGATGGAAGCTTTTGGTTTGGATAAGGAATTAGGTAGAGTGATTGCGAAATCCTTTCGGGGAGGCACTCTGCTGAGCCTAAGCGCTAACTACCACTTTCCGAAAAGTTACACCGGGTTATACGGGCAGTATATTCACCTGCAAAGCGGTGGGGTAACGCCGGCGGATGCCCTAGGCATTTATTTTAAACGGGATTTCTCCGGGTTTGATCCCCAAGGTTTACCAGCTTTTGCCTTTGCCATGCAGTCGAACCTGTATCTACTGGGGGCTTTGTACGGCCGGCAATTTCCATTACCTAATCCCCGGTGGCGCATTGATGGAGAGCTTAGCCTGGCTAAAGTCATCACGTCGAGTAGTTCTTTTTCGTCCAATCGCCCGGGGATAGATCGGACGGTTTTGGCTAAAGGCTTGTACCAGGTACTTGACCGGGAAGTGGGAGCGGCTTACCAGCAACACGGCTGGTTACCGACCCTCAACGTGTACCTGGTCTACCAATTATGGTAGGAGAAATAAGTACGAAAAGGTTGCTCTGTTAATCAATGCTAATAACAGAGCCAGATCAAACTTTTCTCACTTAACATAACGGTACTTATCGGACAGGTAATTTATTCCTTAGGTATTTCAATGTAAAAAGTAGTGCCTTTATTTTCCTGGCTTTCAAACTAAATACGGCCATCGTGTAATTCCACGATATTCTTGATGATGGACATACCTAAGCCGACACTTTTTTCTCCCCGAATACCGGGACGACGGGCTTTGGTGAATTTATCAAATAAGGTAGCTTGTACAGATTCCGGGATACCAATGCCATTATCGGCTACGGTGATAAAGATCGTAGATTCCCGCTCCTCTAGGGTAAGGGCAATGGTACCCTGATCAGGCGTAAATTTAATAGCATTAAAATATTGTTGGTAGATGATGATGCTACTGCTACTTTCTTAACCCAAAGAACGCTGAAGAAATCCGGGATTGGAGTAGATGTTTTAACGGCTGCTCACGGATTAGAAGCCCTACAAATTGTAAAGCGCGTATGTCAAGAGGAAGAATGTCCGGAATTAATTCTACTGGACCTGAATATGCCCGTTATGGATGGTTTTGAATTTCTAGACGAACTTCAAACATCGGCCGATTTAAGTAGTGCGGATATCAAGATCGTTATTGTTAGTAGTTTCAGACATCACATGGATCTGGTCCGGGCTAATAATTACCCGGTAATTGATTGTATTGAAAAACCGCTAACTACATAACGGCACTTAATTACTTGTTAATAGCAAAAGAATCTATATAAATTAATATGTATTGATAACTTAATAGCTAAATTTGAAGATCACATTTTTAGAGTCAGCTGATAACAAAATTAAGTTTTGGATCTGCTTCATATATACCTTTTACTCTCACTCAACTAACTTATGCAATCTTCAACCATTTCTTTCTTGAAGAAAAAGAAAAAACAAATTTTGGAAGCCTGGATGAACAATCAGCTGGCGGACGCTACCCTTCGGGAAGATTTAATTTCGAATGACGATCTCCAAACCCAATCCGAGGACTTACTAAATGCCCTTTTAAAGGCATTAAATATGGGTACCACAGATTTAGAAGCAGAATCTTTACAACCAGTTATTGATATATTAAGTGACTTGTCCATTACTCGGGCGCGCCAAGGCTTTACGCCTCGGGAAACTAGCCTCTTTGTATTTAGTCTCAAAAAAACCTTTAACCAGATTTTACAACAAGAGCTAAAGGATAATTTTCAACTACTTTATCAGGAGACTATTGAGATAAGCAATATGCTTGATAGTTTGAGTATTGTCACCACGGAAACTTTTATCAAAGGAAGAGAAGAGGTTATTTTAAGGCAAACCGATGAGATCAGTGAAATTTCTACCCCGGTGATTCGGGTGTGGGAAGGCATTCTAGCTCTACCCATTATTGGTACCCTGGATAGCGCCCGCACCCAGGTTGTAATGGAAAACTTGCTGGAGAAAATTGTGGAGACCGGTAGCCGGATTGCTATTCTGGATATTTCAGGCGTACCCGCGGTTGACTCCTTGGTTGCGCAACATTTAATCAAAACGGTAAGTGCCACCCGCCTGATGGGGGCAGAGTGCATTATCAGCGGTATCCGCGCCGAGATTGCCCAAACCATAGTGCACTTAGGTATTGATCTTTCTAATATCCATACCAAAGCCTCCTTAGCCAGTGCACTTAAATTAGCTTATAGCATGCTGAATATAGAAGTACGTCGGGGCGAAAAGAAATTTCAAGGTTAGATATTGTCATGGATAGAATACCCATTCTGAAAATGGGCGAGTTTTTACTCGTAACCATCCAGGTCGATTTATACGATCGCCTGGCTTTAACCTTGGAAAGTGATTTAATGAATATGGTCAGTCGCACGGAAGCCCGGGGCGTACTGATTGATATTTCGGCGGTAAGTATCGTTGATTCTTTTATGGGGCGCATACTGGGCAATATTGCTTCTATGTCTAAAATAATGGATGCCGAAACAGTAGTAGTAGGCATGCAACCGGCAGTAGCTATAACCTTAGTAGAATTAGGTTTAACCTTGTCCGGGGTACATACGGCTTTAGACGTAGAGATGGGGATGGAACTTCTTCGTAAAAAAATTGGCCCTACACCAACCGACGAGGAAGATCTCTATGATGACATTATCTAAGGAAAACTTCGAGATAAAGCGGGAGCCCGATGTCATTTTGTACCGGAACCGAGCGAAAGAATTAGCGGCCAAAATTGGCATGAGTCTAGTGGGGCAAACGAAGCTTATTACCGCCGCTAGTGAACTGGTGCGCAACATGCTCCGCTATGCCGAGGGGGGAACGGGTACCATAGAAGTAGTTGTTAGAAATAACATTAAAGGTATCCGGCTAACCTTTGCGGATAAAGGACCTGGCATCAAAGACTTAAAATTAGCCATGCAGGATGGATTCTCAACGGGGCGCAGTTTAGGCTTAGGCTTGCCCGGAGCAAAGCGCTTATCCAACGAATTTGATATTAAAAGCGAACCCGGAAAAGGAACCACGGTAACGATCATACGCTGGAAGAATGGATTATAACTTGCACGTGCGGTTTGAATTGGTAGATCGAAGTTTTGTAAATATCGTAAAAAGGGATATTACTAAACTGGCTAGCAGTTTTGGGCTTTCGGAAGTAGAAATCGGCAAAGTTAATATTGTCATTGCCGAAATGGCCAGTAACTTGATTAAGCATACGCCAAAGGGGGGGGAGATTCTGGCCAAACCGATAACCAATGAAAATCAAATTATAGGCATTGAAATACTTTGCTTGGACTTAGGGCCTGGGATGTCGGATCCCAAGCGAATGCTGGAGGATGGCACTTCTACTTATGGTTCCCGGGGAGAAGGCTTAGGCGCGATTAAACGCGTAGCCGACGAATTTGATCTTTACTCTCGCCGGGAGTCGGGGACGGTGCTTTTGGCCCGTTTGTATAAGAAAGGTCAGAAACCCAAAGCGAGTCAACGCAGTAAATTTGACTTCCACGCGGTCATGGTAGCCAAACCGGGTGAATCCGAATGCGGTGATGGCTGGACCATGGTGCAACAAAACGGGGTTTGTCAAATTCTAGCGGTTGATGGTTTAGGTCATGGGGAGAATGCGCACATCGCTGCTAGTGCCGCCGTAGCTTCTTTTCAAAAGCAAACGCCCTCTCCTCCCGGTATGCTGCTTCGGAAAATACACAGCGATATGCTCAAAACCCGGGGCGCAGTGATGAACGTTGCCAGTATTGACCTGAAAAGTAATACGCTCACTTATTGCGGAGTAGGTAATATCGCGGGCCGAGTCTTGGCGTCGGATGGAGCAAAAAGTGTGATGTCTTACAATGGCATCGTGGGGCATAATCTGCCTAATACCATTAATGATCATCAAATAGTCTGGAACAATACGCAGATTTTGATCTTGCATTCCGATGGTTTAAAAAGCCGGTGGGATTTGACCAAATACCCGGACTTGCTGCAACACGATACCAGCATCATTGCGGCGGTAATTTATAAAGAATTTACCCGAAAAACGGATGACACCTTAGTGCTGGTGGGCCGAACCCGTCCCTAATGAAAATGAAAAAGGAAGTTATTAAAATAAAGATAGAAAACGAGCTAGACGTGGTTTTAGCCTACAAACGATCCATGCAATTAGCGGGATTTTGTGGCTTACCGATGGCTGGGCAGACGAAATTTGCTACTGCTGTATCGGAAATTTGCCGCAATGTATTAGAACACGTGGGTCACGGTCAGATTGGGTTTAACCTTATAGAAAATAAAGGACGATTATTTTTAGAGGCGTTGATCAGTGATCGGGGCCGGGGCATTGCCAACGTCGAAGAATTGTTAGCGAACCATTACCGGCCATACTCTAGTAAAGGCTGGGGTATCTATAATTCTAAGAAACTGGTAGAACAATTGTTTATTGAAAGTGATAGTGAAAAAGGAACCCAGGTGAAGCTGCATAAAGCCATCCCTCATAACCATCCGCCCATCAATAATGCTATCATACAAGGCTGGATTCAACATTTTGCCAGCGAAGCAAGCGTTTCTCCCTACGTAGAGATAAAAAATCAAAACATGCAGCTGCTAGAACTACTCGACCAGCTACGATTAAAGAATATGGAAGTGGAGCATCAGTTAACCGAAATTCAAAATTTAAATACGCAGTTACAAGCTTCTAATCACGAGATAACCCAACTATTACAGGAACGAAATTTAGCTAACGAGCAACTTACGGCTATTAATCAAGAGCTTGATAAATTTGCTTACATCATCTCGCATGATTTAAAATCTCCCTTATTTAATATTTTATCCTTAACGAGTATTATAAGCGAGGATTTAGAGGAAAATAACTTTACAAATGTAAAGAAGTCCATCGGGATGGTACTGGGCCAAGCCAAAACCATGGATAAATTTATTACGGATGTATTAGCTTATTCCAGCATGGGACGGCATACCATTAATAAAAATAGAGTAGATTTAGGAGAGTTGTTACCGCAAATTATTAGCTTTTTAAACGGGCCAGCTCACATTAAAATCGAAGTAACTGAAAACTTACCCGTTCTGTTTACCGAAGAAATTTACCTGCAACAGATTTTTACCAACTTACTTAGTAATGCCATTAAGTACAATGACAAACCGGACGGGTTGATTCAAGTAAGCTGCCAGCGGGTAGATT
Coding sequences within:
- a CDS encoding response regulator encodes the protein MLVDDDATATFLTQRTLKKSGIGVDVLTAAHGLEALQIVKRVCQEEECPELILLDLNMPVMDGFEFLDELQTSADLSSADIKIVIVSSFRHHMDLVRANNYPVIDCIEKPLTT
- a CDS encoding anti-sigma regulatory factor, giving the protein MMTLSKENFEIKREPDVILYRNRAKELAAKIGMSLVGQTKLITAASELVRNMLRYAEGGTGTIEVVVRNNIKGIRLTFADKGPGIKDLKLAMQDGFSTGRSLGLGLPGAKRLSNEFDIKSEPGKGTTVTIIRWKNGL
- a CDS encoding STAS domain-containing protein; translated protein: MQSSTISFLKKKKKQILEAWMNNQLADATLREDLISNDDLQTQSEDLLNALLKALNMGTTDLEAESLQPVIDILSDLSITRARQGFTPRETSLFVFSLKKTFNQILQQELKDNFQLLYQETIEISNMLDSLSIVTTETFIKGREEVILRQTDEISEISTPVIRVWEGILALPIIGTLDSARTQVVMENLLEKIVETGSRIAILDISGVPAVDSLVAQHLIKTVSATRLMGAECIISGIRAEIAQTIVHLGIDLSNIHTKASLASALKLAYSMLNIEVRRGEKKFQG
- a CDS encoding STAS domain-containing protein, encoding MDRIPILKMGEFLLVTIQVDLYDRLALTLESDLMNMVSRTEARGVLIDISAVSIVDSFMGRILGNIASMSKIMDAETVVVGMQPAVAITLVELGLTLSGVHTALDVEMGMELLRKKIGPTPTDEEDLYDDII
- a CDS encoding sensor histidine kinase, giving the protein MIIYQQYFNAIKFTPDQGTIALTLEERESTIFITVADNGIGIPESVQATLFDKFTKARRPGIRGEKSVGLGMSIIKNIVELHDGRI
- a CDS encoding sensor histidine kinase encodes the protein MKMKKEVIKIKIENELDVVLAYKRSMQLAGFCGLPMAGQTKFATAVSEICRNVLEHVGHGQIGFNLIENKGRLFLEALISDRGRGIANVEELLANHYRPYSSKGWGIYNSKKLVEQLFIESDSEKGTQVKLHKAIPHNHPPINNAIIQGWIQHFASEASVSPYVEIKNQNMQLLELLDQLRLKNMEVEHQLTEIQNLNTQLQASNHEITQLLQERNLANEQLTAINQELDKFAYIISHDLKSPLFNILSLTSIISEDLEENNFTNVKKSIGMVLGQAKTMDKFITDVLAYSSMGRHTINKNRVDLGELLPQIISFLNGPAHIKIEVTENLPVLFTEEIYLQQIFTNLLSNAIKYNDKPDGLIQVSCQRVDSFLQISVADNGQGIPLEDQNRIFEAYQTGSRHRNSSTGLGLSIVNRIMQLKGTAIWVESTGRNGTVFHFTWPIAELVLS
- a CDS encoding ATP-binding protein is translated as MDYNLHVRFELVDRSFVNIVKRDITKLASSFGLSEVEIGKVNIVIAEMASNLIKHTPKGGEILAKPITNENQIIGIEILCLDLGPGMSDPKRMLEDGTSTYGSRGEGLGAIKRVADEFDLYSRRESGTVLLARLYKKGQKPKASQRSKFDFHAVMVAKPGESECGDGWTMVQQNGVCQILAVDGLGHGENAHIAASAAVASFQKQTPSPPGMLLRKIHSDMLKTRGAVMNVASIDLKSNTLTYCGVGNIAGRVLASDGAKSVMSYNGIVGHNLPNTINDHQIVWNNTQILILHSDGLKSRWDLTKYPDLLQHDTSIIAAVIYKEFTRKTDDTLVLVGRTRP